Proteins encoded within one genomic window of Aerococcus viridans:
- a CDS encoding exodeoxyribonuclease VII small subunit has protein sequence MAIDTSKLSFEEALEKLEAIVNQLQSGDIKLEESMDAFQDGMILSKYCSQTLENAEETMTKLMTENGQLEVFEEPLSQGDQ, from the coding sequence ATGGCTATCGATACCTCAAAACTATCGTTTGAAGAGGCGTTAGAAAAATTAGAAGCAATTGTCAATCAATTACAATCTGGCGATATCAAATTAGAAGAATCAATGGATGCTTTTCAAGACGGCATGATTTTAAGCAAATATTGCAGCCAAACTTTAGAAAACGCTGAAGAAACAATGACAAAATTGATGACAGAAAATGGTCAATTAGAAGTATTTGAAGAACCATTGAGTCAAGGTGACCAGTAA
- a CDS encoding TlyA family RNA methyltransferase, with protein sequence MEKERADILVVRQGLADSREKAKRFIMAGQIYTEKALRVDKPGEKLPVTTQLTLKGEDVPFVSRGGFKLVKAMESFDIDFTGKKVLDIGSSTGGFTDVALQNGASMSYALDVGTNQLDWKLRSDDRVVVMEQTNFRYSKPEDFVAGQPDIATIDVSFISLDLILPPLRPILKIGGQVAALVKPQFEAGKDKVGKKGIVRDKKVHRDVIEHTMQTAIGLGYDVTDLTYSPITGGTGNIEFLMLLTNTEGEPGQIDTAIDIDAVIEEAHSVFH encoded by the coding sequence ATGGAGAAAGAAAGAGCGGATATTTTAGTCGTTCGCCAGGGATTAGCGGATTCGCGTGAAAAGGCCAAACGTTTTATTATGGCTGGACAAATTTATACTGAAAAAGCCTTACGGGTAGATAAACCAGGTGAAAAGTTACCGGTAACGACGCAATTGACTTTAAAAGGGGAAGATGTGCCTTTTGTATCTCGTGGTGGTTTCAAATTAGTTAAAGCCATGGAGTCTTTTGACATCGACTTTACCGGGAAGAAAGTGCTAGACATTGGCTCTTCAACTGGTGGATTTACAGATGTTGCCTTGCAAAATGGTGCTAGTATGTCCTACGCACTGGATGTGGGGACCAATCAGCTAGACTGGAAATTACGTTCTGATGACAGGGTTGTGGTGATGGAGCAAACAAATTTCCGCTATTCGAAGCCTGAAGACTTTGTAGCCGGTCAACCAGATATCGCAACAATTGACGTATCCTTCATCTCTTTAGATTTGATTTTACCACCTTTACGTCCAATTCTTAAAATCGGTGGGCAAGTGGCTGCATTAGTGAAACCACAGTTTGAAGCTGGTAAAGACAAAGTCGGTAAAAAAGGAATCGTTCGGGATAAGAAAGTCCATAGAGATGTGATTGAACATACCATGCAAACAGCCATCGGTCTTGGTTACGATGTTACAGATTTAACTTATTCACCGATTACTGGTGGTACTGGGAATATTGAGTTTTTAATGCTATTAACGAATACAGAAGGTGAGCCTGGCCAAATTGATACCGCGATTGATATTGATGCGGTCATCGAAGAGGCACATTCAGTGTTTCATTAA
- the recN gene encoding DNA repair protein RecN, whose protein sequence is MLQHLTIKNFAIIEDLTIDFDSGMTVLTGETGAGKSIIIDAVGLLVGGRGSTDFIRYGSEKFDLRGIFYMPDLSEEGRNMLADNDIPFDDAQLMIVRQLDINGKNTIKVNGVSMTVSMLKALGTHIVDIHGQNEHQSLMNTSNHIHLLDHFAKHEIAPKLASYQEAYVTYQTAKKQLDSQNLNEQEAAQRVDLLKFQINEIESANLQVGEYQALISERDQLQNFQKIADALGASNNLLSNADLNIIDLVGQVIGELETIRAFDTTYSEFYEQTTGTYYALQDLASSISDQVEQLHYDPNRLDDIIERLAVYKNLTRKYGDDTEAVLIYLDKAKEELKQIENRESNQQKLKDAVKKAQANALALAEDLSKSRKSATAGLVTSIEGQMQALYMEKAKFRVDMLTLDELGPYGIDDVAFMIATNLGEPFKPLVKVASGGELSRLMLAMKTIFQNASGVTAIIFDEVDTGVSGRVAQAIATKMFEIALKAQVLCITHLPQVASMADHQLFISKDENSNRTYTNVRLLTNEERIDEVARMLTGSNITTVAKQAAAEQIEEDRQFKANLR, encoded by the coding sequence ATGCTTCAGCATCTTACAATTAAAAATTTTGCAATTATAGAAGATTTAACAATCGATTTTGATTCAGGCATGACTGTCCTAACGGGTGAAACAGGTGCCGGGAAGTCCATTATTATTGATGCTGTGGGCTTGTTAGTTGGTGGTCGTGGGTCAACAGATTTCATTCGCTATGGTAGCGAGAAATTTGACCTTCGAGGGATCTTTTACATGCCTGATTTATCCGAAGAAGGCCGCAATATGTTGGCCGATAATGATATTCCTTTCGATGATGCCCAATTAATGATTGTCCGTCAGTTAGATATCAATGGGAAAAATACAATCAAAGTTAATGGTGTATCCATGACTGTTAGCATGCTCAAAGCTTTAGGTACGCACATTGTAGATATCCATGGGCAAAATGAGCACCAGTCTTTAATGAACACAAGCAATCATATTCATTTGCTAGACCATTTTGCTAAGCATGAAATTGCTCCTAAACTAGCTAGCTACCAAGAAGCTTATGTAACTTATCAAACTGCGAAAAAGCAATTGGATAGTCAAAATCTAAACGAGCAGGAAGCTGCCCAACGCGTTGATTTATTAAAATTCCAAATCAATGAAATTGAATCGGCGAATTTACAAGTGGGTGAATACCAAGCTTTAATTAGTGAACGTGATCAATTACAAAACTTTCAAAAAATTGCTGATGCCTTAGGTGCCAGCAATAATTTGCTGTCTAATGCTGATTTGAATATTATCGATTTAGTCGGTCAGGTTATTGGTGAACTTGAGACCATACGTGCCTTTGACACGACCTATAGTGAATTTTACGAACAAACAACGGGAACTTATTATGCCTTACAGGATTTAGCCTCAAGTATTTCAGACCAGGTAGAGCAACTGCATTATGATCCGAATCGTTTGGATGACATTATTGAACGATTAGCGGTATATAAAAATCTGACTCGTAAATATGGGGACGATACTGAAGCCGTGCTAATCTATCTGGATAAGGCGAAAGAAGAGTTGAAGCAAATTGAAAACCGTGAGTCGAATCAACAAAAATTAAAGGATGCAGTGAAAAAAGCGCAAGCAAATGCATTAGCATTAGCAGAAGATTTATCTAAAAGTAGAAAATCTGCAACAGCAGGTTTAGTGACGTCCATTGAAGGACAGATGCAGGCGCTCTATATGGAGAAAGCCAAATTCCGCGTGGATATGTTAACCCTGGATGAATTAGGACCATATGGGATTGATGATGTCGCCTTTATGATCGCCACTAACCTTGGTGAGCCATTTAAGCCGCTTGTTAAGGTCGCATCAGGCGGGGAGTTATCTCGGTTGATGTTAGCAATGAAAACTATTTTCCAAAATGCATCAGGGGTGACAGCAATTATCTTTGATGAGGTGGATACGGGGGTATCTGGACGTGTGGCTCAGGCTATTGCAACCAAAATGTTTGAAATTGCCCTTAAGGCTCAGGTATTATGTATTACGCATTTACCGCAAGTAGCCTCGATGGCAGACCACCAATTGTTCATCTCTAAAGATGAAAACAGCAACCGTACCTACACAAATGTACGATTACTAACAAATGAAGAGCGGATAGACGAAGTCGCAAGAATGCTGACGGGGTCTAATATTACGACAGTTGCAAAGCAAGCAGCGGCTGAACAAATTGAAGAGGACCGACAATTTAAAGCGAACCTTCGCTAA
- the nusB gene encoding transcription antitermination factor NusB: MKLGLSQIRELAVLISYEQEFNPQLSLESAFNHILQNHRKLGQKVNFEELTEEEFIEYENHAIKLKDSIENFSAKNHFDKLPDVTEDVTVPAYLRTLVEGVKANRFEIDQMIDNHIHGNWSVQRLELVNLQILRVAVFELLFTDEETVPRVVAVNEAIELAKLYSDDRARKFINGILSNVLAELKANANGDVKPVETVDIDTIEEGETDLDSEQSAE, from the coding sequence ATGAAATTAGGGTTATCACAAATTAGAGAACTCGCTGTATTAATATCTTATGAGCAAGAGTTCAATCCACAACTTTCTTTGGAAAGTGCTTTCAATCATATCCTACAAAACCACAGGAAATTGGGTCAAAAGGTAAATTTTGAGGAATTAACTGAAGAAGAATTTATTGAGTATGAAAATCATGCAATCAAGTTGAAAGATAGTATTGAGAATTTTTCAGCTAAAAATCATTTTGATAAATTACCGGATGTTACTGAAGATGTGACTGTTCCCGCTTATTTACGTACATTAGTAGAAGGTGTTAAAGCGAATCGCTTTGAGATTGACCAAATGATCGATAACCATATCCATGGTAATTGGTCAGTGCAACGACTAGAATTAGTGAATCTACAAATTCTACGAGTAGCTGTGTTCGAATTACTATTTACCGATGAAGAAACGGTTCCTCGTGTAGTAGCAGTTAATGAAGCGATTGAATTAGCTAAATTATATTCGGATGACCGTGCGCGTAAATTTATTAACGGGATCTTATCAAACGTCTTAGCTGAATTAAAAGCCAACGCGAATGGCGATGTTAAACCAGTAGAAACTGTTGATATTGATACTATTGAAGAGGGCGAAACAGACTTAGACAGTGAACAGTCAGCTGAATAA
- a CDS encoding polyprenyl synthetase family protein, with the protein MDATIFMENQLPVLDEAILKSVDQFGHAQPGQLKESMVYSLNTGGKRIRPMLLLATLKALNVDIQIGLNTAVALEYIHTYSLIHDDLPAMDNDDYRRGKLTNHKAFDEATAILAGDSLLTDSFALIANDSKIQNMQTKVNLIAELSKAAGSNGMIAGQILDVDSEGKQINLRTLQDIHKHKTGELIRYAVFAGGQIAQASSEVATLLDDFAWAYGIAYQIQNDLQEVMWTDEARGKLNHSDAELDKNTYPSIMGTNGALSALSDKIDSCKSLLDQIQTIQPAFDVELLAGFLKYLKI; encoded by the coding sequence ATGGATGCAACTATTTTTATGGAAAACCAATTACCAGTCTTAGACGAAGCTATTCTGAAGTCTGTTGACCAATTCGGTCACGCCCAACCTGGTCAATTAAAAGAGTCAATGGTTTATTCATTAAATACGGGTGGCAAACGCATCCGACCAATGTTATTATTGGCTACTTTAAAAGCGCTGAACGTTGACATTCAAATTGGCTTGAATACTGCTGTTGCCTTAGAGTATATCCATACATATTCTTTAATTCACGATGATCTACCAGCAATGGACAATGATGATTACCGCCGGGGTAAGCTGACTAACCATAAAGCCTTTGATGAAGCGACAGCTATCCTTGCTGGTGACTCATTGCTAACAGATTCATTTGCTTTAATTGCAAATGACTCTAAAATCCAAAATATGCAAACGAAAGTAAATTTAATTGCGGAATTGTCAAAAGCAGCCGGATCTAACGGTATGATTGCCGGGCAAATACTGGATGTTGATTCAGAAGGCAAGCAAATCAATTTGCGAACACTACAAGACATCCACAAACACAAAACTGGTGAATTAATCCGCTATGCTGTTTTTGCAGGAGGACAAATTGCGCAAGCTTCTAGTGAAGTTGCTACCTTATTAGATGACTTCGCTTGGGCATACGGGATTGCTTACCAAATCCAAAATGACTTACAAGAAGTGATGTGGACGGATGAAGCACGAGGTAAATTGAACCATTCAGATGCAGAGCTTGATAAAAATACTTACCCGTCAATAATGGGTACTAATGGTGCCTTAAGCGCTTTGTCTGATAAAATAGATTCATGTAAAAGTTTATTAGATCAAATTCAAACAATTCAACCAGCATTTGACGTGGAATTATTAGCTGGCTTCTTGAAATACTTAAAAATTTAA
- a CDS encoding bifunctional 5,10-methylenetetrahydrofolate dehydrogenase/5,10-methenyltetrahydrofolate cyclohydrolase — translation MIEICSKEYVKVQTELLKQRVSELKDKGIHPKIVIILCGDDEASASYARTKTRFADKIGVANELISCPSNTTTEELLAVIQQYNEDKTVQGIMIEMPLPKQIDVQKINIAIDPDKDLDAIHPVHLGNLLAGNQSRVPNTPLSAITLMDEVNTTFRGKRAVMIGRSTIVGKPLAELMLQRGATVTIAHSQTENMAELTRSADIICVAVGIPNFLTEDMVSPGTTVIDIGTTYDENGKVTGDVDFENVAEKTHAITPVPGGVGPVTKLMVFKQMIDRLEEVTGIV, via the coding sequence ATGATAGAAATTTGTTCCAAAGAATATGTTAAAGTTCAAACTGAGTTATTGAAACAAAGAGTAAGTGAATTAAAAGATAAAGGCATTCACCCTAAAATAGTCATTATTCTTTGTGGTGATGATGAAGCGAGTGCATCATATGCACGAACTAAAACTAGATTTGCTGACAAAATCGGCGTGGCAAACGAATTAATTTCTTGCCCAAGTAATACAACAACAGAAGAATTGTTGGCGGTTATCCAACAATATAATGAAGATAAAACAGTACAAGGTATCATGATTGAAATGCCTTTACCAAAACAAATTGACGTACAAAAAATTAATATTGCGATTGATCCGGATAAAGATTTAGATGCCATTCACCCTGTACATTTAGGGAACCTATTAGCTGGTAATCAAAGCCGGGTACCGAATACACCACTTTCAGCAATCACCTTGATGGACGAAGTAAATACGACTTTTAGAGGTAAACGTGCTGTGATGATTGGCCGGTCTACAATCGTTGGAAAACCACTAGCAGAATTGATGTTACAACGTGGGGCTACTGTAACGATTGCCCACAGTCAAACGGAAAATATGGCAGAATTAACGCGGTCTGCTGATATTATCTGTGTTGCCGTTGGTATTCCGAACTTCTTAACAGAAGATATGGTTTCACCAGGCACGACAGTGATTGATATTGGGACTACATATGATGAAAATGGTAAAGTTACTGGTGACGTAGACTTTGAAAATGTCGCAGAGAAAACCCATGCCATTACACCAGTACCAGGTGGTGTTGGGCCAGTCACCAAATTAATGGTATTTAAACAGATGATTGATAGATTAGAGGAAGTGACAGGTATTGTCTGA
- the xseA gene encoding exodeoxyribonuclease VII large subunit translates to MSDKNYLTVSQLTQYIATKFEKDPYLHQVYVTGEVSNYRKRAKHQYFSLKDDHAVLSGVMFANAFNQLKFDLEDGMKVLAIGRIGVFNATGRYQLYIDHLEPDGVGALYQRYEQLKKQLTEEGLFQFDPKPVPRFPKNIAVITSPSGAVIRDIITTVKRRYPVVQLTLYPTAVQGKYAADELVKNLERVSAHGDYDTVIIGRGGGSIEDLWPFNEEKVVRAVRKMDIPIISSVGHETDTTLVDFVSDQRAATPTAAAEIATPVLSEELIRIQELQARLYRAQVNRIQYLKQRLLEYQNAYIFRQPLRLYEGHQLKLKNLQARLIQSQESYLKAQKVGVQHLDQRLNQASPAITLVNYQTKLQYMQHQLINSQSQQVRSKEYQLQKAMSQLDLLSPLKRMSKGFAYVTSKQEPVDSITKVDIGDPLAIQLADGRITAQITGTDKKQFSKIKGES, encoded by the coding sequence TTGTCTGATAAGAATTATTTAACTGTTAGCCAGTTGACGCAATATATTGCCACCAAATTTGAAAAGGACCCTTATTTACACCAAGTCTATGTAACGGGTGAAGTATCAAATTATAGAAAACGCGCTAAACATCAATACTTTTCCTTGAAAGATGACCATGCGGTATTATCTGGGGTTATGTTTGCCAATGCTTTTAACCAGCTGAAATTTGATTTAGAAGATGGGATGAAAGTCTTAGCAATTGGCCGTATCGGTGTTTTTAATGCGACTGGTCGTTATCAGTTGTATATTGACCACCTTGAGCCAGATGGTGTAGGTGCTCTTTACCAGCGCTATGAGCAATTAAAGAAACAGTTAACTGAAGAAGGCCTTTTTCAGTTTGATCCGAAGCCGGTTCCAAGATTTCCCAAAAATATTGCAGTCATTACTTCGCCATCAGGCGCTGTAATTAGAGATATCATTACAACTGTTAAGCGTCGGTACCCAGTTGTGCAATTGACCTTGTACCCAACCGCAGTACAAGGCAAGTACGCTGCCGACGAATTGGTGAAGAATTTAGAACGAGTGTCCGCACACGGTGATTATGATACAGTGATTATCGGCCGCGGTGGTGGATCTATTGAAGACTTGTGGCCATTCAACGAGGAGAAGGTCGTTCGTGCCGTCCGGAAAATGGATATCCCTATTATTTCCTCAGTCGGTCATGAAACAGATACCACCCTCGTTGACTTTGTCAGCGATCAAAGAGCAGCGACGCCAACAGCTGCTGCAGAAATTGCTACACCTGTCTTGTCAGAAGAGTTGATTCGCATTCAAGAATTGCAGGCACGACTATATCGAGCGCAGGTTAATCGTATACAATATTTAAAACAGCGATTATTAGAATATCAAAACGCCTATATTTTCCGCCAACCGTTGCGACTATATGAAGGGCACCAATTAAAATTAAAAAACCTACAGGCACGATTGATTCAGTCGCAAGAAAGCTACTTAAAAGCACAAAAAGTTGGTGTACAGCACTTAGACCAAAGGCTAAACCAAGCATCACCTGCAATTACATTAGTCAATTACCAGACAAAATTACAGTATATGCAACACCAATTAATTAATAGCCAGAGCCAACAGGTAAGGTCTAAGGAATATCAATTGCAAAAAGCGATGTCCCAACTGGATCTTTTATCACCCCTAAAACGGATGAGTAAAGGTTTTGCTTATGTGACAAGTAAACAAGAACCGGTAGATTCCATCACAAAAGTGGATATTGGTGATCCATTAGCCATTCAATTAGCTGATGGCCGTATTACCGCACAAATTACTGGAACAGACAAGAAACAATTTTCTAAAATAAAAGGAGAATCATAA